A window of Candidatus Gastranaerophilales bacterium contains these coding sequences:
- a CDS encoding diacylglycerol kinase family protein — protein sequence MSKYTAGKFSKSLYYALRGLRVAFKSQRNFRTQIFVGSIAIILALFLGFSTIELCILLFVIAMVLICELFNSVIEFVLDATYRNKYSKLVEMSKDMSAGAVLLATFFSLFLGLLLFANKILILFNLRAILWH from the coding sequence ATGTCTAAATACACAGCAGGAAAATTTTCAAAAAGTTTGTATTATGCCCTAAGAGGGCTTCGTGTCGCATTCAAGTCGCAGCGTAATTTCCGTACTCAAATTTTTGTAGGTTCTATTGCTATTATTTTGGCTTTGTTCTTGGGCTTTAGTACGATTGAATTGTGTATTTTGCTTTTTGTAATTGCAATGGTTTTGATATGTGAACTTTTTAATTCGGTTATAGAGTTCGTTTTAGATGCTACTTATCGCAATAAATATTCTAAACTTGTTGAAATGTCTAAGGACATGTCTGCGGGAGCTGTATTGCTCGCAACTTTTTTTAGTTTGTTTTTAGGGTTGTTGCTATTTGCTAATAAAATCTTGATATTGTTCAATCTGAGGGCTATTCTATGGCATTAA
- a CDS encoding HDIG domain-containing protein gives MNKPKFLNTFLETLTSSRTINITLFILFAIAFTTLLLSKYFIFQSIVDDDNTCRVDIVAPKTIEVVDTFKTVQRKKEMAQKIDPIMTPAEDSYIKNNLDNLLNTIKGIRGKNISRELKATQIDSLLDIPESHRKTFLIHFLLNTDSTTFEIVGNKSKKTLANVLAEGVTEKDFEKNIIVKIVGRNAEPHTTRNQLKVITGLIEQVIMPNMVVDEAATEMAKKNAMDSVSPTIVKFTKGEKIVFAGEPLTKLKRDAINKAGYNILQLNVKGVVGVFSLVILSIFSVVLYLQYFERRFLNRRYLSIIALLACAVTICAAILPDGWSVFLIPIPAFAIILSIFLNSRASFVITMTLLAILCVSMQMSAPAIVVFVFVALIAMLNTTKIKYSRRFDLIKIGIELSVVMLISIASVYLLELCITDVSTGMILKDLESGVGSGIISGVFVLGVLPLLENVFGIISPYGLAELADHNQPLLKRLQFEAPGTFSHSLMVSTLAEAAAEAVGGDPVLARVGALYHDIGKIKRPLFFVENQTYFGIENPHTKLNPRLSKMVITAHPKDGIDLAKEYGIPQVIQNFISQHHGESLASYFYNEALKQEGEENVKEEQFRYLGPKPNSKETAILMIADAVESASRTLKNHSQEELEKMINKLIQDRLNDGQLSDSPLTLKDLKTIAATFSRILRAAHHQRIKYHENIIQELEDKVNSSKQAPNISKMTDTELEDKIEKKIQKRQLKNPNDPT, from the coding sequence ATGAATAAACCTAAATTTTTAAATACGTTTTTGGAAACTTTGACTTCTTCAAGAACCATTAATATTACGTTATTTATTCTATTTGCTATTGCGTTTACGACGTTGTTACTTTCTAAATATTTTATATTTCAAAGTATCGTTGATGACGACAATACTTGCAGGGTTGATATTGTCGCCCCTAAAACTATTGAAGTAGTTGATACTTTTAAAACAGTGCAACGTAAAAAAGAAATGGCTCAAAAAATTGACCCCATTATGACGCCTGCAGAAGATTCTTATATAAAAAACAATCTTGATAATTTATTAAATACAATAAAAGGCATTCGTGGAAAAAATATAAGCCGTGAGCTAAAAGCGACTCAAATAGATTCCTTGTTGGATATCCCTGAAAGCCACAGAAAAACGTTCCTTATCCACTTTTTGTTGAACACCGATTCTACGACTTTTGAAATAGTTGGAAATAAGTCAAAGAAAACTCTTGCAAATGTTCTTGCTGAAGGGGTTACCGAAAAAGATTTTGAAAAAAATATCATAGTAAAAATTGTCGGAAGAAATGCAGAACCACACACCACTCGTAATCAGCTAAAAGTTATTACAGGCTTGATTGAACAGGTAATTATGCCTAACATGGTTGTCGATGAAGCTGCAACTGAAATGGCTAAAAAAAATGCAATGGATTCTGTTTCTCCTACAATTGTCAAGTTCACCAAAGGTGAAAAAATCGTTTTTGCTGGCGAACCTTTAACTAAATTAAAACGTGATGCTATAAATAAGGCCGGATATAATATTTTGCAGTTAAACGTAAAAGGCGTGGTCGGTGTATTCTCGCTGGTTATCCTTTCTATATTTTCTGTTGTGTTATATTTGCAGTATTTTGAAAGAAGATTTTTAAATAGAAGATACCTTTCAATTATTGCGTTGCTTGCTTGTGCCGTCACTATTTGTGCTGCTATTTTACCTGATGGTTGGTCGGTTTTCTTAATTCCGATACCTGCTTTTGCTATTATTTTGTCTATATTCTTGAATTCAAGGGCGTCTTTTGTTATCACTATGACTCTGTTAGCCATTTTATGCGTTTCAATGCAGATGTCTGCTCCTGCTATTGTCGTTTTTGTATTCGTTGCTTTAATAGCAATGTTAAATACTACCAAAATTAAATATTCCAGAAGATTTGATTTGATTAAAATTGGTATTGAACTTTCTGTTGTTATGCTTATCTCTATCGCCAGCGTATATTTGCTCGAGCTTTGTATTACTGACGTCAGCACAGGCATGATTTTGAAAGATTTAGAATCAGGAGTCGGCTCCGGTATAATCAGTGGGGTTTTCGTCTTGGGCGTTTTACCTTTATTAGAAAATGTATTCGGTATAATCAGTCCATATGGGCTTGCAGAACTTGCTGACCACAATCAGCCACTTCTAAAACGTCTTCAATTTGAAGCTCCCGGTACTTTCTCCCATTCTTTGATGGTTTCAACTCTCGCTGAAGCTGCCGCTGAAGCAGTAGGTGGTGACCCTGTTTTAGCTCGTGTCGGAGCTTTGTATCATGATATCGGCAAAATTAAACGCCCATTGTTCTTTGTTGAAAATCAAACTTATTTCGGGATTGAAAATCCTCATACAAAATTAAATCCGAGATTGAGCAAAATGGTTATTACAGCTCACCCTAAAGATGGTATTGATTTGGCAAAAGAGTACGGAATTCCGCAAGTTATTCAAAATTTTATCTCTCAACATCACGGTGAATCTTTAGCCAGCTATTTTTATAACGAAGCTCTTAAACAAGAGGGCGAAGAAAATGTTAAAGAAGAACAATTCAGATATTTAGGTCCAAAGCCAAATTCTAAAGAAACTGCTATATTGATGATAGCCGATGCTGTTGAGTCTGCTTCTCGCACATTGAAAAATCATTCCCAAGAAGAACTTGAAAAAATGATAAACAAGCTTATTCAAGACAGATTGAACGATGGGCAATTGTCCGACAGTCCGTTGACTTTAAAAGATTTGAAAACTATTGCCGCTACGTTCAGCAGAATTCTAAGAGCTGCTCATCACCAACGTATTAAATATCACGAAAATATTATTCAAGAATTGGAAGATAAAGTTAATTCTTCAAAACAAGCTCCTAATATTAGTAAAATGACCGATACAGAGCTTGAAGATAAAATAGAGAAAAAGATACAAAAACGACAATTGAAAAATCCAAATGACCCAACTTAA
- a CDS encoding AsmA-like C-terminal region-containing protein yields the protein MRTNNKYLIIITIILSIILFAEAFFLFGLPKIVNIAAKETFVEKLFADKTDATLDIEKIKLKTYADFSVEISANKLDIYDKKNNTPIVQSKKPRVRISLFPLLIKHLSFKDIGANDLSLNLLRYKDKKWNIEKIIFKSDKKTLKIKAKKSRINLSNYDIKIDDKFYNKHFKINGEYFKIANFTMDKLIDVDTYGTITAPGVNTNYQLHIHSNLPLKNHLSDKDFTISGYINNIEPEYFSPYITKYLGSNTTQIKGKASLNIYTKRISKKEKGIVLESVWNNVFIKKNPVEYSISAPDKTIIKGKLDLRGKNAILKTFSLKTNNFSILAKGTINQYNSKKPKPDISITLPKSKLQDIAAFLPDNLLPGRSEIKKIKHYGIKGDVVANVTIKGKLPQPDITGVVTSHNLQILKDMDAFHRGDVKLTFDKRKLHTQANVYLTKTKEFVDVDGITHIYMDDKNHFKIISSPTVELKTTQKLLLPIQDVFMFQLGPVPEMKITKGKGRTALYISGTKYDGTVDGYVKFNNAETTYNGIYGIIKNATGEVLFNKKVISFQTKKAFIDNQFISIFGKAKMEKDVDFNIEAKNINADFLLRMLKHSTLLEEINDKLYFLEKARGNTKIKINIKAKLPKATPETYGKKISQEDLLKDMLVNGAITFDNANAMVKDFSMPIINIKGSITFTRDQVTIKGLNAKLHNSLFTINGKIITDLKSNIPDIDLTAQSSKVSLNDIAAMILSSKYASKIDNKSLNLAHIKGFSTLKCHYKAKSKVINLNDISLYMLFIPQKTQSSLMINAGSIELKHGNANFDNITGKLFGSPLKISGNIHSIFSEKPNYKLKVNASNVDIKILDYLTSHNKLPKKINFVLSQYTNYLGKVSLDADIANKSIKGNVALNNVQFVHKYSGVPILLNNASIKLNTNRIVIKPLTATIGTSPLYAELIISNILKNPSIDGYFTTKITNDFVDTYVNTKLSYPVKIKGDVTLSADLSGTIENLAVMPTLKLNEGADLSYLSSNLGDENVVRELRGNFYSSPTQLTIKKIDYLKYMTSQNNRTYPLNFATIKGTAIKHGEKYILDSLYVKTTNGLPARLLNFAFKKSLLKQGSFNCNMFYKMNHTTKIPKVFGSIDLRNIDIPLYDTLIKDVSIISTQDNITANVKGSAVNSDFSIKTNIVNRLSYPIKIKNLDIESKRFNYDELLNTMNKMSLENYQKKPSQQQGLPEFNLSNISIDSGSIKAGDITFKTLPAHNLSTKFSLKNSVFNLSDINFEIAGGTLTGTSEYDFNTTKIEAELTARGVDANSMATVFYDMKNQIYGKMNSQFYVYTKGTNQETRLKNLGGRVYFRISDGKMPKLGSLEYLLRAGNLIKSGLTGLTINNIVDIVNPIKTGTFSSINGSFTLSNGTIENLEIYSKGENLSIYLKGTYDIVNANADMKVLGRLSRKISTVLGPVGNASLNSFFKLIPGVILSEADRAKFLKDLSKIPGLEFSINDYRIFQAKIDGNINGDKYVSSFKWIE from the coding sequence ATGCGAACTAATAATAAATATTTAATAATAATAACTATAATACTTTCAATAATTCTTTTTGCAGAAGCTTTTTTCTTATTTGGACTACCCAAAATAGTTAATATAGCGGCAAAAGAAACTTTTGTTGAAAAATTATTTGCTGACAAAACAGATGCAACATTGGATATTGAAAAAATAAAACTGAAAACTTATGCCGATTTTTCAGTAGAGATTTCAGCAAACAAACTGGATATTTATGACAAAAAAAACAATACCCCGATAGTTCAATCGAAAAAGCCGAGAGTCAGAATTTCACTTTTCCCACTTTTAATAAAACATCTGAGCTTTAAAGATATAGGAGCCAATGACCTATCATTAAACCTTTTGCGTTATAAGGATAAAAAATGGAATATTGAAAAAATAATTTTCAAAAGTGATAAAAAAACACTAAAAATAAAAGCTAAAAAATCAAGAATTAACCTTTCAAATTATGATATAAAAATAGACGACAAGTTCTATAACAAGCATTTTAAAATCAACGGAGAATATTTTAAAATTGCAAATTTCACAATGGATAAATTAATTGATGTTGATACCTACGGAACAATTACAGCACCTGGAGTCAATACAAATTATCAACTGCATATCCATTCAAACTTGCCATTGAAAAATCATTTATCAGACAAAGATTTTACTATTTCCGGATATATTAACAACATTGAACCAGAATATTTTTCACCCTATATAACAAAATACCTCGGCTCAAACACTACACAAATAAAAGGTAAAGCCTCTTTAAATATTTATACAAAAAGAATTTCTAAAAAAGAAAAAGGAATAGTCCTTGAAAGCGTATGGAACAACGTATTCATAAAGAAAAACCCTGTTGAATATTCAATTTCAGCCCCTGATAAAACTATCATAAAAGGTAAATTAGACCTCAGAGGCAAAAACGCTATTTTGAAAACTTTTTCGCTAAAAACCAACAACTTCAGCATTCTTGCTAAAGGAACAATCAATCAATATAACTCAAAGAAGCCAAAGCCTGATATTTCAATAACCTTACCAAAATCAAAACTTCAAGATATTGCAGCATTTTTACCCGACAATCTTCTCCCGGGAAGAAGCGAAATCAAAAAAATCAAGCACTACGGGATAAAAGGTGACGTTGTTGCAAATGTCACAATAAAAGGAAAGTTGCCCCAACCTGATATTACAGGTGTTGTAACATCTCATAATCTTCAGATTTTAAAGGATATGGACGCTTTTCACAGAGGCGACGTAAAGCTTACTTTCGACAAAAGAAAATTGCACACGCAAGCAAATGTTTACTTAACGAAAACCAAAGAATTTGTAGATGTTGACGGCATAACCCATATTTATATGGACGACAAAAATCACTTCAAAATAATTTCATCACCTACCGTCGAGCTAAAAACTACTCAAAAATTATTACTTCCAATCCAAGATGTCTTTATGTTCCAACTCGGGCCTGTTCCTGAGATGAAAATCACCAAAGGAAAAGGAAGAACTGCTCTATATATTAGTGGCACAAAATATGACGGCACCGTCGATGGATATGTAAAATTCAACAACGCAGAAACCACATATAACGGCATCTATGGGATTATTAAAAATGCTACGGGAGAAGTTCTTTTTAACAAAAAAGTTATAAGCTTCCAAACCAAAAAGGCTTTTATTGATAATCAGTTTATTTCAATTTTCGGAAAAGCAAAAATGGAAAAAGATGTGGACTTCAATATTGAAGCTAAAAACATCAACGCTGATTTTTTACTCCGTATGCTTAAACATAGCACGCTTTTAGAAGAAATTAATGATAAATTATATTTTTTAGAAAAAGCCAGAGGCAATACAAAAATCAAAATAAATATAAAAGCAAAACTGCCAAAAGCCACCCCCGAAACATATGGTAAAAAGATTTCACAAGAAGACCTTTTAAAAGATATGCTAGTTAATGGAGCTATAACCTTTGATAACGCCAACGCAATGGTTAAAGATTTTTCAATGCCAATAATAAATATCAAAGGCTCGATAACCTTTACACGCGACCAAGTTACGATAAAAGGGCTCAACGCAAAATTACACAATTCATTATTCACAATTAACGGAAAAATCATAACCGATTTAAAAAGCAACATTCCTGATATCGACCTTACGGCTCAAAGTTCAAAAGTATCTTTAAATGACATTGCAGCAATGATTTTGAGCTCAAAATATGCGTCCAAAATCGACAATAAATCATTAAATCTTGCCCACATTAAGGGATTTTCTACTTTAAAATGCCACTATAAAGCAAAATCAAAAGTCATAAACTTAAACGATATAAGCCTTTATATGTTATTTATTCCCCAAAAGACACAATCTTCTTTGATGATAAACGCAGGGTCCATCGAGTTAAAACACGGAAATGCAAATTTTGATAATATTACAGGAAAACTATTCGGCTCACCTCTAAAAATATCAGGAAATATTCATTCTATATTTTCCGAAAAACCTAACTATAAGCTGAAAGTGAATGCCTCAAATGTTGACATAAAAATTCTCGACTACTTAACTTCACATAACAAACTACCGAAAAAAATCAACTTTGTACTTTCGCAATACACAAATTATCTTGGGAAAGTAAGCCTAGACGCAGACATAGCAAACAAATCAATAAAAGGAAATGTTGCCTTAAACAATGTGCAATTTGTGCATAAATATTCAGGCGTCCCAATCCTTTTGAACAATGCGTCGATAAAATTGAATACAAACAGAATAGTTATAAAACCGCTCACCGCAACAATCGGAACGTCGCCTTTATATGCAGAATTAATAATTTCAAACATACTAAAAAACCCCTCAATTGACGGCTATTTCACGACCAAAATAACAAATGATTTTGTCGATACATACGTAAATACAAAATTGAGCTATCCTGTAAAAATAAAAGGCGATGTAACACTTTCAGCAGACCTTTCCGGAACCATTGAAAATCTTGCGGTAATGCCAACGTTAAAGTTAAACGAAGGAGCAGATTTATCATACTTGAGCTCTAATTTAGGCGATGAAAACGTCGTTAGAGAACTCAGAGGAAACTTCTATTCTTCCCCGACCCAATTGACTATTAAAAAAATAGATTATCTAAAATATATGACCTCTCAAAATAACAGAACCTACCCCCTAAACTTTGCAACGATTAAAGGAACAGCTATTAAACATGGAGAAAAATACATACTTGATTCCTTATACGTAAAAACAACAAACGGACTTCCGGCGAGATTGTTGAACTTTGCCTTCAAAAAATCCCTGCTAAAACAAGGCTCTTTCAACTGCAATATGTTTTACAAAATGAACCATACGACCAAAATTCCAAAAGTATTTGGCTCAATAGATTTACGCAATATAGATATTCCGCTCTATGACACATTGATAAAAGATGTAAGCATAATATCTACCCAAGACAATATCACAGCGAATGTAAAGGGAAGTGCCGTCAACTCTGACTTTTCAATAAAAACGAATATCGTAAACAGGCTATCTTACCCAATAAAAATTAAAAATCTTGATATTGAATCAAAACGATTTAACTATGATGAACTTTTGAACACAATGAACAAAATGAGTCTTGAAAATTATCAAAAGAAACCCTCACAACAACAAGGTTTACCAGAGTTTAATCTGTCCAATATTTCTATAGATTCAGGGAGCATAAAAGCAGGTGACATAACGTTTAAAACACTTCCTGCACATAACTTATCCACTAAATTTTCTTTAAAGAATTCAGTTTTTAACCTTTCTGATATAAATTTCGAAATAGCAGGAGGAACCTTAACAGGTACCAGCGAATATGATTTCAATACAACAAAAATAGAAGCCGAACTTACTGCACGAGGCGTAGACGCAAACTCAATGGCTACTGTTTTTTATGATATGAAAAACCAAATATACGGAAAAATGAATTCACAATTTTACGTCTACACAAAAGGAACAAATCAAGAAACAAGGCTCAAAAACCTTGGAGGACGTGTATATTTCAGAATATCAGACGGAAAAATGCCAAAACTCGGCTCACTTGAATACTTATTAAGAGCCGGCAACCTTATAAAAAGCGGGCTTACAGGACTAACCATAAACAATATTGTAGACATAGTTAATCCGATAAAAACAGGAACTTTCTCCTCAATCAATGGTAGCTTTACTTTATCTAACGGAACAATCGAAAACTTAGAAATCTATTCAAAAGGCGAAAATCTAAGTATCTACCTCAAAGGTACCTACGATATAGTTAATGCAAATGCCGATATGAAAGTCCTAGGCAGACTATCAAGAAAGATTTCAACCGTTCTCGGACCGGTCGGAAACGCCTCTTTGAACTCATTCTTTAAGCTTATTCCGGGGGTGATTCTTTCCGAAGCAGATAGAGCTAAATTCTTAAAAGACCTTTCTAAAATCCCCGGACTCGAATTTTCTATAAATGATTATAGAATTTTCCAAGCAAAAATCGATGGAAACATTAACGGTGACAAATACGTTTCATCTTTCAAATGGATTGAATAG
- the ybeY gene encoding rRNA maturation RNase YbeY: MTQLNIFIENIYEKYEIDEAKVLVNLKRIVEYILANNEVFDNSCLANYVFNSLSFDVVLCDNDKIHEVNRDYRNKDRATDVITFAMFADSDEDERFILDGDISLGEIIVSIDKTEEQSKDHNQTFDDELYFLLAHGVLHLLGFDHQTEDEYNFMMNTQELAKAVLNV; encoded by the coding sequence ATGACCCAACTTAATATTTTTATTGAAAACATTTATGAAAAATACGAGATTGATGAGGCTAAGGTTCTCGTCAATTTGAAACGTATCGTCGAATATATATTGGCAAATAATGAGGTCTTTGATAACTCTTGTCTTGCTAATTATGTCTTCAATTCTTTAAGTTTTGATGTCGTTTTGTGTGATAATGATAAAATTCATGAAGTAAACAGAGATTATCGAAACAAAGATAGGGCTACTGACGTCATTACCTTTGCGATGTTTGCAGATTCTGATGAGGACGAGAGGTTTATTCTTGACGGCGATATCAGCTTAGGGGAGATAATTGTTTCTATCGACAAAACCGAAGAACAATCAAAAGACCATAATCAAACCTTTGATGATGAATTATATTTCTTATTGGCTCATGGAGTTTTGCATTTGTTGGGATTCGACCATCAGACAGAAGATGAGTATAATTTCATGATGAACACACAAGAACTGGCAAAGGCGGTTTTAAATGTCTAA